The following are encoded in a window of Puntigrus tetrazona isolate hp1 unplaced genomic scaffold, ASM1883169v1 S000000373, whole genome shotgun sequence genomic DNA:
- the hapln1b gene encoding hyaluronan and proteoglycan link protein 1 — protein sequence MTFLLFILLVLSESRADSFEEAYSDLEHYRTIYISENGPRLSVDTAQPKVISQRGGNATLQCKFNRDPSSPPNPKLRIKWTKLTSDYLKEIDVFVAMGFHKKSYGRFHGRVHLQDAGKNDASLVITDITLEDYGKYKCEIIDGLEDDTAVVSLDLQGIVFPFFPRLGRYNLNFADAEKACRDQDAIVASFDQLYDAWRDGLDWCNAGWLSDGSVQYPITKPREPCGGKNTIPGVRNYGMRDKQKERYDVFCFTSNFKGRFYYLIHPVKLRYDEAVQACQKDGAQIAKVGQMYAAWKLLGYDRCDAGWLADGSVRYPISRPRRHCSPTEAAVRFSGFPDKKHKLYGVYCYKRDN from the exons AAAATGGCCCCAGACTCTCAGTTGACACAGCACAGCCCAAAGTAATCTCTCAACGTGGTGGCAATGCCACACTGCAATGCAAGTTCAACCGGGATCCCTCATCTCCCCCAAATCCCAAACTGAGGATTAAATGGACTAAACTCACTTCAGACTATCTGAAGGAAATTGATGTGTTCGTAGCTATGGGTTTCCACAAAAAGAGCTATGGTCGATTCCACGGCCGTGTACACCTGCAGGATGCAGGCAAGAATGATGCTTCACTAGTTATCACTGACATCACTCTGGAGGATTATGGGAAATACAAGTGTGAAATCATCGATGGCTTGGAGGATGATACAGCTGTTGTCTCGCTTGACCTGCAAG GCATCGTTTTCCCATTTTTTCCTCGACTGGGTCGTTACAACCTGAACTTTGCTGATGCTGAGAAAGCTTGCAGAGACCAGGATGCCATTGTGGCATCTTTCGACCAGCTGTACGATGCATGGAGAGACGGGTTAGATTGGTGCAATGCAGGGTGGCTCAGTGACGGATCGGTGCAATACCCAATCACCAAACCTAGAGAGCCATGTGGAGGCAAAAACACCATTCCTGGCGTAAGGAATTATGGGATGCGTGACAAGCAAAAGGAAAGATATGATGTCTTCTGTTTCACCTCTAACTTCAAGG GACGTTTCTATTATCTGATACACCCCGTCAAACTTAGGTATGATGAGGCAGTGCAGGCATGTCAAAAAGACGGTGCTCAGATCGCCAAAGTGGGGCAGATGTATGCAGCGTGGAAGCTGCTAGGCTACGACCGCTGTGACGCAGGCTGGCTGGCGGATGGCAGCGTACGCTACCCAATCTCAAGACCGCGCAGACACTGCAGTCCCACGGAGGCCGCCGTCCGCTTCTCTGGATTCCCAGACAAGAAACACAAACTCTACGGCGTCTATTGCTACAAGAGAGACAACTGA